A section of the Pseudomonas sp. Q1-7 genome encodes:
- a CDS encoding aldehyde dehydrogenase family protein — MSIALEPRVAAFVRARHGLLIDGQSRPASSGAEMPVHDPATGAELARVAVAGKDDVDEAVAAARRAFEGSWARQRPADRERLLLKLADLLEAHGEELAQLETLNNGKSINLSRAIEVGSGVEFVRYMAGWATKIEGRSLDVSIGAIPGGKYRAYTVPEPVGVVGAIVPWNFPLLMALWKIVPALACGCTLVLKPADETPLTALRLGQLCLEAGIPAGVVNIVTGVGAKAGAALVAHPGIDKLAFTGSTAVGKLIGHAAVENMTRFTLELGGKSPVIVLDDTALEQAAAGAAGAIFFNNGQVCTAGSRLYVQRKSFDRVLERLHGIAASLSIGPGMDPSAQITPLVSAKQQRRVLGMVDSGRAQGASVICGGGTHGERGFFVQPTVIAHVRPEMQVVREEIFGPVLVASAFDELDEVVALANDSPYGLAASIWSNDLKQVMGLIPRLKAGTVWVNAHNLLDPSMPFGGFKQSGLGREMGHAAIEAFTESKSVCIAY, encoded by the coding sequence ATGAGCATTGCCCTTGAGCCACGCGTTGCGGCCTTCGTCCGGGCCCGCCATGGCCTGTTGATCGACGGCCAGTCCAGGCCGGCGTCGTCTGGCGCCGAGATGCCGGTGCACGACCCTGCCACGGGTGCGGAACTGGCCCGTGTCGCGGTGGCCGGCAAGGATGACGTGGACGAGGCGGTGGCCGCCGCGCGCCGTGCCTTCGAGGGCAGTTGGGCGCGGCAGCGACCGGCGGACCGGGAGCGCCTGCTGCTGAAATTGGCCGACCTGTTGGAGGCCCACGGCGAGGAACTGGCGCAGCTGGAAACTCTGAACAACGGCAAGTCGATCAACCTGTCGCGGGCCATCGAAGTGGGCTCGGGCGTCGAATTCGTGCGTTACATGGCCGGCTGGGCCACCAAGATCGAGGGCAGGAGCCTGGACGTCTCCATCGGCGCCATTCCCGGCGGCAAGTACCGCGCCTACACAGTGCCGGAACCGGTGGGCGTGGTGGGGGCCATCGTGCCCTGGAACTTCCCGCTACTGATGGCCCTGTGGAAGATCGTGCCGGCGCTGGCCTGCGGTTGCACGCTGGTGCTCAAGCCGGCTGACGAAACGCCACTCACCGCCTTGCGCCTGGGCCAGCTTTGCCTGGAGGCGGGGATTCCCGCTGGCGTGGTGAACATCGTCACCGGCGTCGGCGCCAAGGCCGGCGCGGCCCTGGTGGCCCATCCGGGCATCGACAAGCTGGCCTTCACCGGCTCCACCGCGGTGGGCAAGCTGATCGGCCATGCGGCAGTGGAAAACATGACCCGCTTCACCCTGGAGCTGGGCGGCAAGTCACCGGTGATCGTGCTCGACGACACGGCGCTCGAACAGGCCGCCGCCGGTGCAGCAGGGGCGATCTTCTTCAACAACGGCCAGGTCTGTACCGCCGGCTCGCGCCTCTATGTACAGCGCAAATCCTTCGACCGGGTGCTGGAGCGACTGCACGGTATCGCCGCTTCCCTCAGCATCGGGCCGGGGATGGACCCGAGCGCGCAGATCACCCCGCTGGTGTCCGCGAAACAGCAGCGCCGCGTACTGGGCATGGTCGACAGCGGCCGGGCCCAGGGCGCCAGCGTCATCTGCGGGGGCGGGACCCATGGCGAGCGCGGCTTCTTCGTCCAGCCAACGGTGATCGCCCATGTGCGACCGGAGATGCAGGTGGTGCGCGAGGAAATCTTCGGCCCGGTGCTGGTGGCCAGCGCCTTCGACGAACTCGACGAAGTGGTCGCCCTGGCCAACGACAGTCCCTACGGCCTGGCCGCCAGCATCTGGTCCAACGACCTGAAGCAGGTCATGGGCCTGATCCCGCGGCTGAAGGCCGGCACCGTGTGGGTCAACGCCCACAACCTGCTGGACCCTTCCATGCCTTTCGGCGGCTTCAAGCAATCCGGCCTCGGCCGCGAGATGGGCCATGCCGCCATCGAAGCTTTCACCGAGAGCAAGTCGGTGTGCATCGCCTACTAA
- a CDS encoding APC family permease, producing the protein MNKSSPNGAGLALPASADAARPARKGIGFATMIAICIGVVVVQGAMMSALQGMGLGGLSFLAAFAVAFVLAQCYVQSFSELALMFPQAGTLATYTQKALGHFPAIVAVFAGYVIVAMFGLSAELLLVDAILDKLFPGVFPATLVPLGILVVLTLLNILGTDVFARVQNFFTFAMVAALLLVGVSAVGGLAEPPAAGFVADVDWSWAGVLDGSFFGLVTLAMWLLVGAEFICPLIGEVRRPERNIPRSMMLSLTITFSLFVVFCIGASRYLSVQTLTTSPLPYLDYVFAVFGKGAVIIATVMALTATCSTVNTVLAAVPRMLCGMAENGQAFPQMKVLHKRFGTPWMAIVFVAIIIALPFLLMGPDSIITLLIAASTSWLLAYIIAHLDVIVLRRRHPQMPRPYRSAFYPLPQLVGILGMGYIALNNSPSAEMTQTVYLYTGAVLLVVGLIAALWVKLVMKRKLFEPDI; encoded by the coding sequence ATGAACAAGAGTTCCCCGAACGGCGCCGGCCTTGCCCTGCCGGCCAGTGCTGACGCCGCCCGGCCGGCGAGGAAGGGTATCGGCTTCGCCACCATGATCGCCATTTGCATCGGTGTGGTGGTGGTGCAGGGCGCGATGATGTCGGCCCTGCAAGGCATGGGCCTAGGCGGCCTGAGCTTCCTCGCCGCCTTCGCGGTGGCCTTTGTCCTGGCGCAATGCTACGTGCAGAGCTTTTCCGAACTGGCGCTGATGTTTCCCCAGGCGGGCACGCTGGCCACCTACACCCAGAAGGCCCTCGGTCACTTTCCAGCCATAGTCGCGGTGTTCGCCGGCTACGTGATAGTGGCCATGTTCGGCCTGTCCGCCGAACTGCTGTTGGTGGATGCCATCCTCGACAAGCTGTTCCCCGGCGTCTTCCCGGCCACCCTGGTACCGCTGGGCATTCTCGTCGTGCTGACGCTGCTGAATATCCTCGGGACCGACGTGTTCGCCCGGGTGCAGAACTTCTTCACCTTCGCCATGGTGGCGGCCTTGCTGCTGGTTGGCGTCAGCGCCGTGGGCGGACTGGCGGAACCGCCGGCGGCGGGATTCGTGGCGGATGTGGACTGGAGCTGGGCGGGCGTGCTCGATGGCAGCTTCTTCGGCCTGGTGACCCTGGCCATGTGGCTGCTGGTGGGGGCCGAATTCATCTGCCCGCTGATCGGCGAAGTGCGGCGGCCGGAGCGCAATATCCCGCGTTCGATGATGCTCTCGCTGACCATCACCTTCAGCCTGTTCGTGGTCTTCTGTATCGGCGCCAGCCGCTACCTGTCGGTGCAGACCCTGACCACTTCGCCCTTGCCCTACCTCGATTACGTATTCGCCGTATTCGGCAAGGGGGCTGTGATCATCGCCACCGTGATGGCCCTGACCGCCACCTGCAGCACCGTCAACACCGTGCTCGCCGCGGTGCCGCGCATGCTCTGCGGCATGGCGGAGAACGGCCAGGCCTTCCCGCAGATGAAGGTGCTGCACAAGCGCTTCGGCACGCCCTGGATGGCCATTGTCTTCGTCGCCATCATCATCGCGCTGCCGTTCCTGCTGATGGGGCCGGACTCCATCATCACCCTGCTGATCGCGGCCTCCACCAGTTGGCTGCTGGCGTACATCATCGCCCACCTCGATGTGATCGTCCTGCGCCGCCGCCATCCGCAGATGCCGCGTCCCTACAGGTCGGCTTTCTATCCGTTGCCGCAGCTGGTGGGCATCCTCGGCATGGGCTACATCGCCCTGAACAACTCGCCGTCAGCGGAAATGACCCAGACCGTCTACCTGTATACCGGCGCTGTGCTGCTGGTGGTGGGGCTGATCGCCGCGCTGTGGGTGAAGCTGGTGATGAAGCGCAAGTTGTTCGAGCCGGATATCTGA